One Ignavibacteriales bacterium genomic window, CATTTTTATATTGCATTTTCACATTTTTAGCGCAATTAGTATTAGATGAGATTAACCCAATTTTTCTTACCGACAGTAAAGGAAGACCCGACTGAAGCCGTAGTAGCTTCGCATAAGCTGATGATACGTTCCGGTATGATACGCCAGGTAACCGCCGGTGTTTATTCATATCTTCCCCTGGGAAAGATTGTCTTCGATAAAGTAGAAAAGATACTCCGTGAAGAGATGAATGCAATCGGCGGGAATGAGTTCTACCTGCCGGCGCTTGCCCCGAATGAACTCTGGGCGCAGAGCGGACGCCTCGATGAGTACGGCGATCTTATATTTCGCATCAAGAACCGCGAAATGGTTCTCTGCCCAACGCACGAAGAGATATTCACTTCCATTGCAAAGCCAAATCTTATCTCTTATAAAGATCTTCCGCAGATGTGGTATCAAATACAAAATAAATTCCGCAACGAGGAGCGTCCGCGCGCAGGTCTCCTTCGCGGCAGGCAGTTCACTATGAAAGACGCTTACTCATTCGATGCTACATGGGAAGGGCTCGACGAGTCTTATGACAAACAGGAACAAGCTTATAGAAATATTTTTACCCGCTCCGGGTTGAAATTCTTCTCCGTTAAAGCGCACAGCGGTGCGATGGGAGGAAGTGAGTCAGTTGAGTTCATGGTCGAAGCCGCCGCAGGTGAAGACTATGTCGCAGTTAATGATGACGGAAGCTACGCTGCTAATGTGGAAGTAGCTGTTTCAGTTGCAGAGGTTACTCCAAGAAAAGACACTAACCTAGCTTATGAAAAATTCCATACTCCGAATATTAAGTCTATTGACGAGCTGGCGGACTTTCTAAAGATAGATGATAAATCCCGCCTTGCCAAATCCAGAGTATTTGTGATAGCCGGTGAAGATAAAAAAGATGAGTATCTTCTTGTCCTTGTCAGGGGGGATGATGAAGTAAATGAAGCCAAATTACAGACGTTGTTCGGAGGCGGCATAAGACCTGCTCATCCCGAGGAATTGCCGGCAATTTCCGGTGCTGACGCGGGTTCCATAGGACCGATTGGTTTTAAAAATAAAAGCGTCAAAGTAATAGCGGA contains:
- a CDS encoding proline--tRNA ligase: MRLTQFFLPTVKEDPTEAVVASHKLMIRSGMIRQVTAGVYSYLPLGKIVFDKVEKILREEMNAIGGNEFYLPALAPNELWAQSGRLDEYGDLIFRIKNREMVLCPTHEEIFTSIAKPNLISYKDLPQMWYQIQNKFRNEERPRAGLLRGRQFTMKDAYSFDATWEGLDESYDKQEQAYRNIFTRSGLKFFSVKAHSGAMGGSESVEFMVEAAAGEDYVAVNDDGSYAANVEVAVSVAEVTPRKDTNLAYEKFHTPNIKSIDELADFLKIDDKSRLAKSRVFVIAGEDKKDEYLLVLVRGDDEVNEAKLQTLFGGGIRPAHPEELPAISGADAGSIGPIGFKNKSVKVIADLRLQDADELVSGANENDYHIKNIDLKRDVPGIEYKDIRVVKEGEGSIDGKGNLRLVKAIEVGHIFKLGTKYAEAMGAKYLDENGKENVIIMGSYGIGVERIAASYIEQNHDENGIVWEGELAPFDVSLICVNTNKDDVVNTCEELYKELQSQGLDVLYDDRMDVRPGFKFADADLVGLPVHVIVGEKNLKDGKIEIKLRRSGDRMLVGKGEVISKVKELLKK